From Desulfuromonas soudanensis, the proteins below share one genomic window:
- a CDS encoding FAD-dependent oxidoreductase translates to MSGRWKKTLIVVGIGVLIGLFFAFGLQRYLTLAELKAQQETFQDYYAAHRLLTLAGYFLLYVLVTALSLPGAAVMTLAGGALFGFWPALIVVSFSSSLGATLAFLVSRFLLRDWVQARFGERLKAVNAGIEREGAFYLFSLRLVPIFPFFIINLVMGLTPMNAWTFYGVSQIGMLAGTAVYVNAGTQLGQLESLSGILSPGLLLSFVLLGLFPLVTKKGLDLLKEYKIRGRFPRPKSFDYNLVVIGAGSGGLVSSYIAAAVKAKVALIEKDKMGGDCLNTGCVPSKALIRSARILSYGRRSREFGFKSTEIDFDFGEVMERVQRVVAKVEPHDSVERYRSLGVECLHGEAKLTSPYTVEVNGRTLTTRSIILATGASPFVPPIPGLEGIDYLTSDNLWALRQLPKRLLVLGGGPIGCEMTQAFARFGSQVTQVEMAAQLMGREDPDVAEFIRERFESEGVRVLTDHAAKEVEIRGDEKILVCEHRGERVEVPFDAILVAVGRRPRTQGFGLEELGLVFTPRGTIETDPFLRSNIPNILAAGDVAGPYQFTHTAAHQAWYAAVNALFSPFKTFRVDYRVIPWCTFTDPEVARVGLNESEAREQKLDFEVTRFELRELDRAIAEGEEEGWIKVITPKGKDRVLGATIVGPHAGDLLIEFILAMKHNIGLNKILGTIHPYPTLAEANKSTAGEWKRAHLPEKLLGWVEKFHTWRRG, encoded by the coding sequence ATGTCCGGTCGCTGGAAAAAAACTCTTATTGTCGTCGGGATCGGCGTGCTGATCGGGCTCTTCTTCGCCTTCGGTCTGCAGCGTTATCTGACCCTGGCCGAACTCAAGGCGCAGCAGGAAACCTTTCAGGATTATTACGCGGCGCACCGGCTGCTGACCCTGGCCGGCTATTTTCTCCTTTACGTGCTGGTCACCGCCCTCTCCCTCCCCGGCGCGGCGGTCATGACGCTGGCCGGCGGCGCCCTCTTCGGCTTCTGGCCGGCGCTCATCGTCGTCTCTTTTTCCAGCTCCCTCGGCGCCACCCTGGCCTTTCTCGTCAGCCGTTTTCTCCTCCGCGACTGGGTGCAGGCCCGCTTCGGCGAGCGCCTCAAGGCCGTCAATGCCGGCATCGAGCGGGAAGGCGCCTTCTACCTCTTTTCTCTGCGCCTGGTCCCCATCTTCCCCTTTTTCATCATCAATCTGGTGATGGGCCTCACCCCCATGAACGCCTGGACCTTCTACGGCGTCAGCCAGATCGGCATGCTCGCCGGCACGGCGGTCTACGTCAACGCCGGGACTCAGCTCGGCCAACTCGAGAGCCTTTCGGGGATCCTCTCCCCCGGATTGCTCCTCTCCTTCGTGCTCCTCGGCCTTTTCCCCCTGGTGACCAAAAAGGGGCTCGACCTGCTCAAGGAGTACAAGATCCGGGGACGCTTTCCCCGCCCGAAGAGCTTCGACTACAACCTGGTGGTGATCGGCGCCGGCAGCGGCGGGCTCGTCTCCAGCTACATCGCCGCCGCAGTGAAGGCGAAGGTGGCGTTGATCGAAAAGGACAAGATGGGCGGCGACTGCCTCAATACCGGCTGCGTGCCGAGCAAGGCGCTGATCCGTTCGGCCAGGATCCTTTCCTACGGTCGCCGGTCCCGGGAGTTCGGTTTCAAGAGCACCGAGATCGACTTCGACTTCGGGGAGGTGATGGAGCGGGTGCAGCGGGTCGTCGCCAAGGTCGAACCCCACGATTCGGTGGAGCGCTACAGGAGCCTCGGTGTCGAGTGCCTCCACGGCGAAGCGAAACTCACCTCCCCCTACACCGTCGAGGTCAACGGCCGGACCCTGACCACCCGCAGCATCATCCTGGCCACCGGCGCCTCCCCCTTCGTTCCGCCGATTCCCGGTCTCGAGGGAATCGATTACCTGACCTCGGACAACCTCTGGGCCCTTCGCCAACTGCCGAAACGTCTCCTGGTCCTGGGCGGCGGACCGATCGGCTGCGAAATGACCCAGGCCTTCGCCCGCTTCGGCAGCCAGGTCACCCAGGTGGAAATGGCGGCGCAGCTCATGGGGCGCGAAGATCCGGATGTTGCCGAGTTCATCCGAGAGCGGTTCGAGTCCGAGGGTGTCCGGGTCCTCACCGACCATGCGGCCAAGGAAGTCGAGATCCGCGGGGACGAGAAAATCCTGGTCTGCGAGCACAGGGGAGAGCGGGTCGAGGTCCCCTTCGACGCCATCCTGGTCGCCGTCGGCCGCCGCCCCCGGACCCAAGGGTTCGGACTGGAAGAACTGGGCCTTGTTTTCACCCCGCGCGGGACGATCGAGACCGACCCCTTTCTGCGCTCCAACATCCCCAATATCCTTGCCGCTGGCGACGTCGCCGGACCCTACCAGTTCACCCATACCGCCGCCCATCAGGCCTGGTACGCGGCTGTCAACGCCCTCTTCAGCCCCTTCAAGACCTTCCGTGTCGACTACCGGGTCATCCCCTGGTGCACCTTCACCGACCCCGAAGTGGCCCGGGTCGGACTCAACGAGAGCGAGGCCAGAGAGCAGAAGCTTGACTTCGAAGTCACCCGCTTTGAACTCAGGGAACTCGACCGGGCGATCGCCGAAGGAGAAGAAGAGGGCTGGATCAAGGTCATCACGCCGAAGGGGAAGGACAGGGTCCTCGGAGCGACCATCGTCGGCCCCCACGCCGGCGACCTCCTCATCGAATTCATTCTGGCAATGAAGCACAACATCGGCCTGAACAAGATCCTCGGCACCATCCACCCCTACCCGACCTTGGCCGAAGCCAACAAGTCCACCGCCGGCGAGTGGAAGCGGGCCCATCTCCCGGAGAAGCTTCTCGGCTGGGTGGAAAAATTCCACACCTGGCGCCGCGGCTGA
- a CDS encoding epoxyqueuosine reductase — MQMELIAEIERFVHQSPANLQEDGVTAYFDKPLVGFAAAADPLFDLYKEIIGDFHLTPGELLPTAASVVCWVLPVSESARASNRRENQFPSRAWARTRDRGEAFNVRLRQHLVAWLVERGHQALAPQLSELWQGVEVPGTGPASNWSERHAAYAAGLGTFSLNDGLITGKGMAHRLGSLITDADFPATLRVYSNYRSHCLRFRTGGCGACIPRCPVGALSDQGHDKKRCRAYVYGTVPEAVGIEYQVKAAGCGLCQTGVPCEHRIPTGS; from the coding sequence ATGCAAATGGAACTGATCGCCGAAATCGAACGGTTCGTCCATCAAAGCCCTGCCAACCTTCAGGAGGATGGCGTCACGGCGTACTTCGATAAGCCGCTGGTCGGTTTTGCTGCGGCCGCCGACCCGCTCTTCGACCTCTACAAGGAGATCATCGGCGATTTTCACCTTACCCCCGGGGAGCTGTTGCCGACAGCGGCCTCCGTCGTCTGCTGGGTCCTGCCGGTGTCGGAATCGGCCCGCGCAAGCAACCGCAGGGAAAACCAGTTCCCTTCAAGGGCCTGGGCCCGGACCCGCGATCGAGGGGAGGCCTTCAACGTCCGACTGCGGCAGCATCTGGTCGCCTGGCTTGTCGAGCGGGGACATCAGGCGCTTGCCCCGCAGCTCTCCGAGCTGTGGCAGGGGGTCGAAGTGCCGGGTACGGGCCCGGCTTCCAACTGGTCGGAACGCCACGCCGCTTATGCTGCGGGGCTCGGGACCTTCAGTCTCAATGATGGGCTGATTACCGGCAAGGGAATGGCGCACCGTCTGGGGAGCCTGATCACCGACGCCGACTTTCCCGCAACTCTTCGCGTCTACTCCAACTACCGCTCCCATTGCCTGCGGTTTCGTACCGGCGGCTGCGGCGCCTGCATCCCCCGGTGCCCGGTGGGGGCCTTGTCCGACCAGGGGCACGACAAAAAGAGATGCCGGGCCTACGTTTACGGCACCGTTCCCGAGGCGGTCGGCATCGAGTATCAGGTCAAGGCCGCCGGGTGCGGACTCTGTCAGACCGGGGTCCCCTGCGAACACCGCATACCGACAGGTTCCTAG